The following proteins are co-located in the Maridesulfovibrio sp. genome:
- a CDS encoding tetratricopeptide repeat protein: protein MTQEMKVLGVYSQNIKTRIGAGTTSQKSENKTYHYVIRVGYSKYHVQPLNEQDIPSGMITVISEKDFIAQFSPELYYYQRKTLPALKTLQAKITKGEDAFEKGNLNDAEHAFAGALLLDPENPKANLGMGSVQCTKENFDKLNEIIQVLLNLDAVFLEEQRQEFNLFAIVLRKSRRYDEALTFYKKALEIYPDDENLHFNIARAYFDTENKDEALSHIKKALEINPGLESATLFKNYLTKKKKKAKTPTSKQQPKEHDPTN from the coding sequence ATGACTCAGGAAATGAAAGTGCTGGGAGTATACTCCCAAAATATCAAGACCAGAATCGGAGCAGGTACAACCTCACAAAAATCCGAAAACAAAACCTATCATTACGTCATTCGCGTAGGCTACAGTAAGTACCATGTGCAGCCATTAAATGAACAGGACATTCCGTCCGGGATGATTACCGTTATTTCTGAAAAGGATTTCATAGCCCAGTTCAGCCCTGAATTATACTACTACCAGCGCAAAACCCTGCCAGCCCTGAAGACTCTCCAAGCCAAAATCACCAAGGGAGAAGATGCATTTGAAAAAGGCAATCTGAATGATGCTGAGCATGCCTTTGCCGGGGCATTGCTCTTGGACCCGGAGAACCCCAAAGCGAACCTAGGTATGGGCAGTGTCCAGTGTACGAAAGAAAATTTCGACAAACTCAATGAAATCATCCAAGTACTACTGAATCTAGATGCCGTTTTTCTTGAAGAACAACGTCAGGAATTCAACCTCTTCGCCATAGTGCTGCGCAAAAGCAGGCGATATGATGAAGCGCTGACTTTTTATAAAAAAGCATTGGAGATTTATCCTGACGACGAAAACCTGCATTTCAATATTGCCCGTGCATATTTTGACACTGAAAACAAAGATGAAGCTCTTTCTCATATAAAGAAAGCTCTCGAAATTAATCCTGGGCTGGAATCAGCCACACTTTTCAAAAATTATTTAACCAAAAAGAAAAAAAAGGCCAAAACGCCAACGTCCAAGCAGCAACCGAAGGAACATGACCCAACAAATTAA